One part of the Anopheles coustani chromosome 2, idAnoCousDA_361_x.2, whole genome shotgun sequence genome encodes these proteins:
- the LOC131265947 gene encoding uncharacterized protein LOC131265947 — MDKEGDKKGGEKKGGGGGQSGTGLGGAAGVNDPAALLDAASLFAYWGRDPSAMAAAAASNPLFGSQFGMPGGLGGLMPNAGTGSGNGNDRFAMSHHNQNTMAVAASQAASLAGLHNSWWSMAQLAAQDYFARLQASGMASQLPFSHDLAGAFPGLGLGAMNAAAAAAAAAASGGGSGSPGGGGGGGGGGAGGGNSGKGGSGGGKGKKRDRSSNSNSSNASNSGAGGGGSSGGMSGGGMGGGGGGGGNNSSYKNSSSPSASQAAAAAAYKQSLYSQATLHKELMAITAAAAAAQNQQSGGNSGGGGSGSSQQQQQQQQLQHHHQQQQQQQQQQQQQQQLQQHQQHQLASLGMLSGLGGSGSMGGVGGMGGGGSGGGGSSKQKSSGGGGGSSGGGANSSSSSMTSSSPHGASRLIGNDSISITRGSSSPSVNASKQQPTPSVTISASHGGPGSSQQNHLQGLSSSRSSKDGGGGGGKGGNSNANSGPSAADLGLSASMNALSTLSQFNNLDLTSQQNVTATMNALVASQAKGKDYISSGILSDPSSLLGVRLPPDTEIIKYTSSIVGPKAPGTGGRGPKRQRLEQNEFGGGSGGGSGGNSGASHLGSSLGMTSGGSVSSGGGGLLPPGLSHHHQVGSNGGIGGLGPSGGGGGSGASNDRIEVIKLPPTITSNGVYSAGKGSGGGKDSMVDHMNEWAGLNLSAKGGSSGGGGSSSAAASIVSSLTAAAGMNSGGSNQSSSMLEQDDAPLNLSMKPSKGGSSNDGAGRGDSTSSSPAISGASANSLQSLSTITAALGGSGGGSDSSRSQFKEGRPRNLGRGVSKPKKNTVASLLAQSRAVGSKPLTAQQLLTQEAEIEKLRQAMIEASRNQSMDNSTSNTNTDTESISESGMSESEGEEHINVKDLRVPLEKGWRRETVIRGLTKNGHIKGDVFYYPPQSVNKMKGMNQIQLYLDQFKPKDLNRDNFSFSAKAIVGTFLQPAPPPYATDGEFIKMTDVEVGRRLEELKMFTRHAALGVEQRIEIAKQQQALRDAKKLAKEEMNKNKEKARQAKEAERNERLEQQRKERELKNQQALEAKKKREEELARQKAEEAARKAQEKEQKRQQALLQKEQELAKQKELMYAMEMERERRRQHMALIKQLELRRKFEEKEKKKHQVILDKLIQREKKLVMRKRDTNILAELRKPQEDSEIVDQTELPGFSRIPGLKLTGTGYADLLMVFEFLHNFGETLGFDMESLPNLQSLHLALTSENAIDAEEELLSVMTHLLVCAIEDPGIPNPGRHTTLLGQTLRQADITHTNVSEILRIYLYAVATGEVKLQSGINLERDRDAPSKHHLVNDEDFKMCSTKNSQFYELLAENARYKLSELLKDKPFVALNPTTKTEILAMLCNDLLMNKAVCKQIDSSLEAQAQLKKERYLLDNKIRKYKMLVARKQRLEQYEKAQQAALEKSLSMKAAEEAKRAEEAAAAMAAASAAAAAAAATSATSEQQEDASTSGDPKATDSEGGNAINGEERGGEGGVVVENGPSVEGSNELPDETGDAPVVQPPTLEGSRSGELEEGEIVNKTDGEVSTRGPSEANEDGNKTDDDDDDDDDDDNDVVEIVPMPVTCTVTEDSCPNTIPPSAEDEEQQAMTNAVVSAMNEADHPLAATTESALPPADNNQHPEPMNGIESIGESPSIQTDENGTGMASIVPQENHNNHSHTTNENQSSVAPVTSPHTNFPPMVQQHKPMMQLEPGEIPPPGMDISALGGAYHHQHPAAATTEIPTISVPSTPEESPVKMGDHHQLHQQVDGTNGEANLKPLIPTCDLTGSGEQPQPGQVGQPGVTPLHANNSSASELDLLSKSMINDHATCGDRADEDNSDLESEGTQLEEDEDAHLTAEEAQRKYDKILETSFQNKQQLENALNQLRVKCFGQDRYWRRYWNLGKCGGIYVEAMESTQPDMYRYENALEEVQSRPDYVPKYAPAIKADTSSEQQVKQDPDVKPGTNCKQEEGDGQGVKKEEEGTGTEESTVDDRKRKRCSSVSLKKLKKKKKKPRTTSEGGTFGGHETTGYNDGGGAADEDDGDDEGEEGEEDEDDCSRTSYSNGPALEDGRTADSQSDDCKIIDEPEVVLTEGGGGSEGAPTGSVAEDQARAGLVENPPVSESVESEQQKSIDENRLENHQSSLGHGGDASSRPQMESVPQNATPLPRKPDDQLMDIEDSIPTAILVQKGNDHDQTKTVEVNNQIGGVNVSPGGQPQSQPKPQQDDDDDDVTMVQEETPTITIPDDDTDSGDRMEGSGGKASDLTEAGPRTGADGGSSSSSSMNCDMKPKLVENGVVELRDPGELVECQLQEMDDDEEIVPPGSGCRTNGADCKPNVGSESNGGGGVDRKPPKTTTSSVISYGSDVEMIEVKDEDSNAGVPSIPAPIMPGSYLYLRNTDTKQEKEFSDQLLNRWFSIVDKELPLSSTECPLPTINGSTPASMARQIFTNITCREICQIQGNRWDIGNNIQFFSVPLEKGVEIHFPNESILSLSGLDDDEMHEVIAKKSRPEPLQLSDMKPAFKRETIEYSYSTNHPNQIRLRAELAEEPADPEEYGHFSLPAYMTLTLSNLTAYVQCDQFQPLQMTPEEEKQLEDIKIHGAPRKTDPKVVPREFRYGWWKINDIEELNELIKALNPRGVRERLLRQSLLESLAESVNLSTPHHVSHPRAPPPPSGYIEPEAWNAWNPSIARRVEVALLDQIEAMEDKVASASMQVKGWQMPQREGDSENGAPEDVTIEMLRERILGLEAAIERRYLKPPLGINTTEAQMAVIAQQEAQHHQNNSNVSNLSNCSNSSAEDENLPKGLLSWRDAVERSVTTAQLSMALYVLESCVAWDKSIMKANCQFCQSGESEDKLLLCDGCDRGYHTYCFKPRMDKIPDGDWYCFECKNKATGDRKCIVCGGLRPPPLGKMVYCELCPRAYHQDCYIPPMLKYPRGKWYCQNCVAKAPPKKKPQRKPKERTTNNSSQSMLNSSLNSSQNQSLNSSHEDIATTPLSPAHSIASTSHEESSAPQHLQQHPHMQGVPTAAMVPPPYHQQQPVHPHQQPYSSVSSVGGVVPNYSVCHPPPPPPPALTTQTLPPPPPVDQNIAAMYSQQQQQQYYQQIYQQSGQPMVDSTVLPPPPAPATQQQPQYYPTPTGEYNAAYAQHHAQQATAMEGEQMVPHGEGGQQGNQATSMEGYAGVIPSGVETPHPGVGENLGSQQMSLEGNLSLAQHDTPAEASAATSASSALASPSSMQTGGEYCLSGNSAAVACGSSSVGYLDSERQGTSGGSAVSGTDGSSSVGGDDSSEEYQPRPSPAKEAGSSSSSSSSSSSSSSSSSSGSSEHRKERSKERDEAKERARQEKKATKKLLKELAVCKTILEEMELHEDSWPFLLPVNTKQFPTYRKVIKCPMDLSTIKKRLQDLVYKSREEFIADVRQIFDNCEVFNEDDSPVGIAGHGMRKFFEQRWTDLTDKHSS, encoded by the exons GTTGGTGGTCGATGGCTCAGCTGGCGGCCCAGGACTACTTCGCCCGCCTGCAAGCCTCCGGTATGGCCTCCCAGCTGCCCTTCTCGCACGACCTGGCCGGAGCGTTCCCGGGGCTGGGGCTCGGCGCGATGAATGCCgcagccgccgctgccgccgccgcagccTCGGGCGGTGGCAGTGGGTCGCCGGGTGGTGGAGGcggcggtggaggaggtggtgcCGGCGGTGGCAACTCTGGCAAGGGTGGATCGGGCGGTGGAAAGGGCAAAAAGCGCgaccgcagcagcaacagcaacagtagCAACGCCAGCAATTCCGGTGCCGGCGGTGGAGGCTCGTCTGGTGGCATGTCCGGAGGCGGTATGGGTGGCGGAGGGGGCGGTGGTGGCAACAATTCGTCTTACAAG AACTCCTCCTCGCCGTCTGCATCACAAGCCGCAGCCGCAGCCGCCTACAAGCAATCCCTCTACAGTCAAGCCACACTGCACAAGGAGCTGATGGCCATAACGGcggccgccgcagccgccCAGAACCAACAGTCCGGTGGCAATAGCGGCGGAGGTGGAAGTGGCAgcagtcagcagcagcaacaacagcagcaactccaacaccaccaccagcagcagcagcaacagcaacaacaacagcagcagcaacaacaactgcagcaacatcaacagcaTCAGCTCGCCAGCTTGGGCATGTTGAGCGGCCTTGGTGGCTCCGGTTCGatgggtggtgttggtgggatGGGCGGTGGCGGAAGTGGCGGTGGTGGATCATCAAAGCAAAAGTCatccggtggtggcggcggctcGTCCGGTGGAGGAGCAAactcgtcctcctcgtcgatGACTTCCTCGTCGCCGCACGGTGCCAGCCGGTTGATCGGGAACGATTCCATTTCCATCACACGCGGCTCCAGTTCGCCCTCGGTGAACGCCAGCAAGCAGCAGCCGACGCCCAGCGTTACCATCAGTGCCAGCCACGGAGGTCCCGGTTCCTCCCAGCAGAACCATCTGCAAGGCCTCTCGTCCTCTCGCTCTTCGAAGGATggtggaggagggggagggaagggtGGCAACAGTAACGCCAACAGTGGACCGAGTGCGGCCGATTTGG GTCTAAGCGCTTCCATGAATGCGCTCAGCACGCTGTCCCAGTTCAACAATCTCGACCTAACGTCGCAGCAGAACGTGACGGCAACGATGAACGCACTAGTCGCGAGCCAGGCCAAGGGAAAAGATTACATTTCGTCCGGAATACTGAG TGATCCTTCGTCGCTGCTCGGCGTACGGTTGCCGCCGGATACGGAGATCATCAAGTACACCTCCTCCATCGTGGGACCGAAAGCGCCGGGCACGGGCGGTCGCGGAC CCAAGCGCCAGCGACTGGAACAGAACGAGTTTGGTGGCGGAAGCGGCGGTGGAAGCGGTGGAAACAGTGGCGCATCTCATCTCGGTTCTTCGTTGGGCATGACCTCGGGTGGATCCGTCTCGAGTGGCGGTGGTGGACTGCTTCCTCCCGGTCTTTCCCATCACCATCAGGTCGGGAGCAACGGTGGAATTGGAGGACTCGGGCcatccggtggtggtggtggtagtggtgcatCGAACGATCGGATAGAGGTCATCAAGCTACCACCGACGATAACCTCGAACGGGGTGTACAGTGCCGGCaagggtagtggtggtg GAAAAGACTCCATGGTGGACCACATGAACGAATGGGCCGGATTGAATCTCAGTGCGAAGGGGGGCTCgtcgggtggtggtggatcaTCGTCTGCGGCGGCCTCGATCGTGTCGTCGCTTACCGCGGCGGCCGGCATGAACAGTGGCGGCTCCAATCAATCGTCATCGATGCTTGAGCAGGACGATGCTCCGTTGAATCTGTCGATGAAACCATCGAAGGGTGGATCGTCCAACGATGGTGCTGGTCGAGGTGATTCTACCTCATCCTCACCGGCCATTTCCGGCGCAAGTGCGAACAGTCTGCAGAGCCTGAGCACCATTACGGCCGCGCTCGGAGGATCGGGCGGTGGTAGCGACTCTTCGCGAT CTCAGTTCAAGGAAGGTCGTCCACGTAACCTAGGCCGTGGGGTTTCGAAACCGAAGAAGAACACGGTTGCCTCGCTGTTGGCGCAAAGTCGAGCCGTCGGTTCGAAGCCTCTCACTGCTCAGCAGCTTCTCACGCAGGAAGCGGAAATT GAAAAACTTCGCCAGGCCATGATCGAAGCGAGTCGAAACCAATCGATGGACAATAGCACCTCGAACACGAACACCGATACGGAGAGCATCTCCGAGAGCGGAATGTCCGAGTCGGAGGGCGAGGAACACATCAACGTGAAGGACCTCCGGGTGCCGCTGGAGAAGGGTTGGCGGCGGGAGACGGTTATCCGTGGGCTAACGAAGAACGGTCACATTAAGGGCGATGTGTTCTACTATCCACCGCAGAGTGTTAACAAGATGAAGGGAATGAATCAGATTCAGTTG TACCTGGATCAGTTCAAACCGAAAGACCTGAACCGGGACAACTTCAGCTTCTCGGCGAAAGCGATCGTCGGCACGTTCCTACAGCCTGCCCCGCCCCCGTACGCCACCGACGGGGAGTTCATCAAGATGACCGACGTGGAGGTTGGCCGTCGGTTGGAGGAGCTAAAGATGTTCACCCGACATGCCGCGCTTGGCGTTGAACAGCGGATCGAAATAGCCAAGCAGCAGCAAGCCCTCCGGGACGCGAAAAAGCTCGCCAAGGAGGAGATGAACAAGAACAAAGAGAAG gCAAGACAAGCCAAGGAAGCTGAAAGAAATGAACGCTTGGAGCAGCAGCGCAAGGAACGGGAGCTGAAAAATCAGCAAGCTCTCGAG GCGAAAAAGAAGCGCGAGGAAGAACTAGCTCGTCAGAAGGCAGAGGAAGCCGCACGGAAGGCTCAG gaaaaagaacagaaaCGGCAGCAGGCCCTACTGCAAAAGGAACAG GAACTGGCCAAGCAGAAGGAACTAATGTACGCAATGGAAATG GAACGTGAAAGAAGAAGGCAGCATATGGCACTGATTAAGCAGTTGGAACTGAGACGCAAGTTcgaagagaaggaaaagaagaagcatCAG GTGATATTGGACAAGTTAATTCAACGGGAGAAGAAACTGGTGATGCGCAAGCGTGACACAAACATATTGGCTGAGTTGAG AAAACCACAAGAAGATTCGGAGATCGTCGATCAAACGGAGCTTCCTGGTTTCTCGCGTATCCCTGGCCTGAAGCTGACCGGCACCGGGTACGCCGATCTGCTGATGGTGTTCGAATTTTTGCACAACTTTGGCGAAACACTTGGTTTCG aCATGGAATCACTGCCCAATCTGCAATCACTCCACCTAGCGCTCACGTCGGAAAATGCGATCGACGCGGAGGAAGAGTTGCTGTCAGTGATGACACACCTTCTGGTGTGCGCCATCGAAGACCCCGGCATTCCGAACCCCGGCCGTCACACGACACTGCTTGGCCAAACACTTCGGCAAGCGGACATCACGCACACGAACGTGTCGGAAATACTGCGCATCTATCTATACGCCGTCGCTACGGGTGAGGTGAAGCTTCAGTCCGGCATCAACCTCGAACGAGACCGGGACGCACCTTCCAAACATCACTTAGTCAATGATGAAGACTTCAAGATGTGTAGCACGAAAAACTCCCAGTTCTACGAGCTACTTGCCGAAAACGCGCGCTACAAGCTGTCGGAGTTGCTGAAGGACAAACCGTTCGTGGCGCTCAACCCAACGACCAAGACGGAAATCCTGGCGATGCTGTGCAACGATTTGCTGATGAACAAGGCCGTTTGCAAGCAGATCGATAGCAGCCTAGAGGCACAGGCACAACTGAAGAAGGAGCGCTACCTGTTGGACAACAAGATTCGCAAGTATAAGATGCTGGTAGCCCGCAAGCAACGGTTGGAGCAGTACGAGAAAGCACAACAGGCCGCACTAGAGAAGTCACTTTCGATGAAAGCGGCGGAAGAGGCGAAGCGAGcggaggaagcagcagcagcaatggcTGCTGCATCGGCAGCGGCTGCAGCTGCGGCGGCAACGTCGGCAACCTCGGAGCAACAAGAAGACGCGTCTACGAGTGGAGATCCAAAAGCGACAGACTCGGAGGGTGGCAATGCGATAAACGGTGAAGAAAGGGGAGGAGAAGGTGGAGTTGTTGTCGAAAATGGCCCTTCTGTCGAAGGTAGTAATGAATTGCCGGATGAGACGGGTGATGCACCGGTGGTGCAACCTCCAACCTTAGAGGGAAGTCGTTCTGGAGAGCTTGAGGAAGGTgaaattgtaaacaaaaccgatgGAGAAGTTAGTACCAGGGGTCCTTCAGAAGCTAATGAGGATGGAAATAAGactgacgacgatgacgacgatgatgatgatgatgataatgatgtgGTTGAGATTGTTCCAATGCCTGTTACGTGCACCGTCACGGAAGACTCTTGCCCCAACACAATTCCACCTTCGGCGGAAGATGAGGAGCAGCAGGCAATGACCAATGCTGTCGTTTCGGCAATGAACGAAGCGGATCATCCTTTAGCGGCTACAACAGAATCGGCCTTACCACCGGCAGACAACAACCAGCATCCGGAACCGATGAACGGTATCGAAAGTATTGGGGAAAGCCCGTCGATTCAAACGGACGAGAATGGCACCGGTATGGCGAGTATTGTGCCACAAGAAAATCACAACAATCATTCACATACCACGAATGAGAACCAATCATCAGTGGCACCGGTAACGTCACCACATACAAATTTCCCTCCAATGGTGCAGCAACATAAACCGATGATGCAGCTGGAACCGGGTGAAATTCCTCCTCCAGGGATGGATATATCGGCGCTGGGTGGAGCATATCACCATCAACATCCTGCAGCAGCTACGACGGAAATACCGACCATTTCTGTACCCTCGACCCCGGAGGAAAGCCCAGTCAAAATGGGAGACCATCATCAGCTCCATCAGCAAGTGGATGGGACTAATGGTGAGGCGAACCTGAAACCTCTAATTCCCACTTGTGATCTAACGGGCAGTGGTGAGCAACCGCAACCGGGTCAGGTGGGCCAACCAGGAGTGACACCACTGCACGCCAACAATTCGTCCGCCTCCGAGTTGGACTTGCTCTCGAAGTCGATGATTAACGATCATGCGACGTGCGGTGACCGTGCGGATGAGGACAACAGTGACCTGGAGAGTGAAGGAACACAGCTGGAAGAGGACGAAGACGCACACCTGACGGCGGAGGAAGCTCAGCGAAAGTACGACAAAATACTGGAAACATCCTTCCAGAACAAACAACAGCTGGAGAATGCGCTCAATCAGCTACGGGTAAAGTGTTTCGGGCAGGATCGCTACTGGCGGCGGTACTGGAACCTCGGCAAGTGTGGCGGTATCTACGTGGAAGCGATGGAATCGACCCAGCCCGATATGTACCGTTACGAGAATGCGCTCGAGGAGGTACAAAGCCGTCCAGATTACGTGCCAAAGTACGCTCCGGCCATCAAAGCGGACACAAGCAGTGAGCAGCAGGTGAAGCAGGATCCCGATGTAAAACCCGGAACCAACTGTAAGCAGGAGGAAGGTGATGGGCAAGGTgtgaaaaaggaagaagaaggTACCGGTACAGAGGAGAGCACAGTGGATGATCGTAAGCGGAAACGCTGCTCTTCGGTATCGTTGAAGaagttgaagaagaagaaaaagaagccgAGAACCACCTCGGAGGGTGGAACGTTCGGAGGCCATGAGACGACGGGTTACAATGATGGCGGTGGTGCTGCTGACGAAGACGACGGTGACGACGAGGGCGAAGAAGGAGAGGAAGATGAGGACGATTGCTCGAGAACTAGCTACAGTAATGGGCCCGCACTGGAGGATGGTCGTACGGCGGATTCTCAGTCGGACGATTGTAAGATTATCGACGAGCCGGAAGTGGTACTGACagagggtggtggtggtagtgagGGTGCACCAACGGGTAGTGTCGCGGAAGATCAGGCACGAGCGGGATTAGTAGAAAACCCACCCGTGTCGGAATCGGTTGAATCTGAGCaacaaaaatcgatcgatgaaAATCGGTTGGAAAATCATCAATCATCGCTCGGACACGGCGGTGATGCTTCATCCCGCCCACAGATGGAATCGGTTCCACAGAACGCCACTCCCCTTCCTAGAAAACCAGACGATCAGCTTATGGACATCGAGGATTCGATCCCGACGGCGATCCTCGTGCAGAAGGGGAACGATCACGATCAAACGAAGACGGTCGAGGTTAACAACCAGATCGGTGGTGTGAATGTGTCCCCCGGGGGACAACCACAGTCTCAACCGAAGCCTCAAcaagacgacgatgatgacgatgtgaCGATGGTGCAGGAGGAAACGCCAACGATCACGATCCCCGACGACGACACGGACAGTGGCGATCGTATGGAAGGTTCTGGAGGCAAGGCTTCCGACCTAACGGAAGCTGGCCCGCGGACAGGGGCGGACGgtggaagcagcagcagcagcagcatgaaCTGTGATATGAAGCCAAAATTGGTGGAGAATGGTGTGGTGGAGCTGCGCGATCCGGGTGAGCTGGTCGAGTGTCAGCTGCAGGAAATGGACGACGATGAGGAGATCGTACCGCCCGGGTCGGGATGTCGCACGAACGGTGCCGATTGTAAACCGAACGTTGGAAGCGAAAGCAACGGTGGTGGAGGTGTTGATCGTAAGCCACCGAAGACGACAACGTCGTCCGTGATTTCGTACGGTAGCGATGTAGAGATGATCGAGGTGAAGGACGAGGATAGCAATGCGGGAGTACCATCCATCCCAGCACCTATCATGCCCGGAAGCTACCTGTATCTGCGCAATACGGACACCAAGCAGGAGAAGGAATTTAGCGATCAGCTACTGAACCGTTGGTTTTCGATTGTGGACAAGGAGCTACCACTGTCGAGTACCGAATGTCCACTTCCGACGATTAACGGCAGCACTCCGGCATCGATGGCGCGTCAAATTTTCACCAACATTACGTGTCGTGAAATCTGTCAAATTCAAGGCAACCGATGGGACATTGGGAACAACATTCAATTCTTCAGCGTTCCGCTTGAGAAGGGTGTCGAAATTCACTTTCCCAACGAGTCGATCCTCTCGCTATCCGGGCTGGACGATGACGAGATGCACGAGGTGATCGCAAAAAAGTCTCGCCCGGAACCGCTGCAGCTGTCCGACATGAAGCCAGCATTCAAGCGTGAAACGATCGAATATTCGTACAGCACAAACCATCCGAACCAGATTCGGTTGCGTGCGGAACTGGCGGAGGAGCCGGCCGACCCGGAAGAGTACGGTCACTTCTCGCTGCCAGCGTACATGACGCTGACGCTCTCGAACCTAACCGCGTACGTGCAGTGCGATCAGTTTCAACCGCTCCAGATGACaccggaagaagaaaaacaactggAGGACATCAAGATACACGGAGCACCACGCAAGACGGACCCGAAAGTGGTGCCACGGGAGTTCCGCTACggttggtggaaaatcaaCGACATCGAGGAGCTGAACGAGCTAATCAAAGCACTCAATCCACGCGGGGTTCGAGAACGACTGCTGCGTCAAAGTTTGCTCGAGTCACTGGCGGAAAGTGTCAACCTTTCGACGCCGCACCACGTTTCGCATCCACGCGCCCCACCCCCACCGAGCGGTTACATCGAACCGGAAGCGTGGAACGCCTGGAACCCATCGATCGCACGCCGTGTCGAGGTAGCGCTACTCGATCAGATCGAAGCGATGGAGGACAAGGTGGCGAGCGCCTCGATGCAGGTGAAAGGCTGGCAGATGCCGCAGCGCGAAGGTGACAGTGAGAATGGTGCCCCGGAAGACGTCACGATTGAGATGCTACGCGAACGCATCCTCGGACTTGAGGCGGCCATCGAACGACGCTACCTAAAGCCACCGTTGGGAATCAA CACCACCGAGGCGCAGATGGCGGTTATTGCGCAACAAGAGGCGCAGCACCATCAAAACAATTCGAACGTGTCCAACCTGTCCAACTGCTCGAACAGTTCCGCCGAGGATGAGAATCTCCCGAAGG GTCTCCTGTCATGGCGCGACGCAGTAGAACGATCCGTCACTACCGCCCAACTTTCGATGGCACTGTACGTGTTGGAATCGTGCGTCGCCTGGGACAAGAGCATCATGAAGGCG AATTGTCAGTTCTGTCAATCGGGAGAGTCCGAGGACAAGCTGCTGCTGTGCGACGGTTGCGACCGGGGTTATCACACCTACTGCTTCAAGCCCCGCATGGACAAGATACCGGATGGTGATTG GTACTGCTTCGAGTGTAAAAACAAAGCTACCGGCGATCGAAAGTGTATTGTTTGTGGTGGTTTGAGGCCACCACCACTCGGCAAGATGGTCTACTGTGAACTGTGCCCCCGAGCATATCATCAGGATTGTTACATCCCACCCATGTTGAAG TATCCACGGGGCAAATGGTACTGCCAGAATTGCGTCGCAAAGGCACCACCGAAGAAGAAACCCCAGCGAAAGCCGAAGGAGCGCACCACCAACAATAGCTCGCAGTCGATGCTAAACTCATCGCTGAACAGCTCGCAAAACCAGTCGTTGAACTCGTCCCACGAGGATATCGCAACGACGCCGTTAAG TCCAGCACATTCAATAGCGTCCACGAGTCATGAAGAATCGTCGGCGCCACAACATCTACAGCAACATCCGCACATGCAGGGAGTGCCAACGGCAGCAATGGTACCACCACCgtaccaccaacaacaaccagtCCATCCACACCAGCAGCCGTACAGTAGTGTCTCATCCGTCGGTGGTGTAGTACCGAATTATTCCGTGTGTCATCcgcctccacctccaccgcctGCGCTGACCACGCAAACacttccaccaccgccaccagtgGACCAAAACATAGCGGCCATGTacagccagcagcagcagcaacagtactATCAACAAATTTATCAGCAATCCGGGCAGCCCATGGTCGACAGTACGGTGCTTCCACCACCGCCAGCACCGGCAACCCAACAGCAACCACAGTATTACCCAACACCTACTGGGGAATATAATGCCGCTTATGCGCAGCATCATGCTCAACAGGCCACTGCCATGGAAGGTGAACAGATGGTACCACACGGTGAAGGTGGCCAACAGGGAAATCAAGCTACTTCAATGGAAGGTTATGCTGGAGTAATACCCTCTGGTGTAGAAACTCCGCACCCAGGTGTTGGAGAGAATTTGGGCAGCCAACAAATGTCTTTGGAAGGCAATCTATCCTTAGCACAGCACGATACACCCGCCGAGGCATCCGCTGCCACGTCAGCTAGCTCTGCGTTAGCATCGCCTTCTTCGATGCAGACTGGCGGTGAGTACTGTCTCTCCGGCAACAGTGCAGCAGTCGCCTGTGGAAGCTCATCGGTGGGCTACTTGGATAGTGAACGACAAGGCACAAGTGGTGGTTCGGCAGTCTCCGGTACcgacggcagcagcagcgtcggCGGCGATGACTCGTCGGAGGAATATCAACCGCGGCCATCTCCGGCAAAGGAAGCgggcagtagcagcagcagtagtagtagcagtagtagcagtagtagtagcagcagcagtggcAGCAGCGAGCATCGGAAGGAGCGTTCGAAAGAACGGGACGAAGCGAAGGAACGCGCCAGACAGGAGAAGAAGGCAACGAAAAAGCTGCTCAAAGAGTTGGCCGTTTGCAAAACGATCCTGGAGGAAATGGAG CTTCATGAAGATTCGTGGCCATTCTTGCTACCGGTGAacacgaagcagtttccaacGTATCGCAAGGTCATCAAATGTCCGATGGATCTTTCGACGATCAAAAAACGCCTCCAGGATTTGGT GTATAAATCACGCGAAGAATTTATCGCAGACGTGCGGCAAATTTTCGACAACTGTGAAGTTTTCAACGAAGATGACTCACCCGTCGGTATAGCCGGGCACGGCATGCGTAAATTTTTCGAGCAACGCTGGACCGACTTAACGGATAAACACTCCTCCTGa